In one Vulgatibacter incomptus genomic region, the following are encoded:
- the rplN gene encoding 50S ribosomal protein L14 codes for MIQTTTVLDVADNSGAKKVQCIKVLGGSRRRYASIGDIIVVSVKEAIPNSKVKKGDVQKAVVVRTAREVARPDGSYIKFDTNSAVLITKDQEPIGTRIFGPVARELRAKKFMKIISLAPEVL; via the coding sequence ATGATCCAGACCACCACGGTCCTCGATGTCGCCGACAATTCAGGCGCCAAGAAGGTCCAGTGCATCAAGGTGCTCGGCGGCTCGCGTCGTCGTTACGCGAGCATCGGCGACATCATCGTCGTCTCCGTCAAGGAAGCGATCCCGAATTCGAAGGTGAAGAAGGGCGACGTGCAGAAGGCCGTCGTCGTTCGCACCGCTCGCGAGGTCGCTCGCCCCGACGGCAGCTACATCAAGTTCGATACGAACAGCGCGGTGCTGATCACCAAGGATCAGGAGCCGATCGGAACCCGTATCTTCGGGCCGGTCGCTCGTGAGCTCCGCGCCAAGAAGTTCATGAAGATCATCTCCCTCGCACCGGAGGTCCTCTAG
- the rpsC gene encoding 30S ribosomal protein S3 → MGQKVHPIGFRLGVIKSWDSKWFEQKNYAKWLHEDIRIREFIKEKLGHAGISKIEIERAANKVKVNVHTARPGIVIGKRGAGIETFKKDLEKFTPNEVYLNIVEVRKAETDAQLVAENVCTQLERRIAFRRAMKKAVSTAQKFGAKGIRIACSGRLGGAEMSRYEWYREGRVPLHTLRADIDYGFAEAKTTYGKIGCKVWIMRGEVLPTSTRK, encoded by the coding sequence GTGGGTCAGAAAGTACATCCGATCGGCTTCCGTCTCGGCGTGATCAAGAGCTGGGACTCGAAGTGGTTCGAGCAGAAGAACTACGCCAAGTGGCTCCACGAGGACATTCGCATCCGCGAGTTCATCAAGGAGAAGCTGGGCCACGCTGGCATCTCGAAGATCGAGATCGAGCGTGCGGCGAACAAGGTGAAGGTCAACGTCCACACCGCGCGTCCGGGCATCGTCATCGGTAAGCGCGGCGCCGGGATCGAGACGTTCAAGAAGGACCTCGAGAAGTTCACGCCGAACGAGGTCTACCTGAACATCGTCGAGGTCCGGAAGGCCGAGACCGACGCGCAGCTCGTCGCCGAGAACGTCTGCACCCAGCTCGAGCGCCGCATCGCGTTCCGGCGGGCGATGAAGAAGGCGGTCTCGACGGCGCAGAAGTTCGGGGCGAAGGGAATCCGGATCGCCTGCTCGGGCCGGCTCGGCGGGGCAGAGATGTCGCGCTACGAGTGGTACCGCGAGGGCCGCGTTCCCCTCCACACCCTGCGTGCCGACATCGACTACGGGTTCGCCGAGGCGAAGACCACGTACGGCAAGATCGGCTGCAAGGTCTGGATCATGCGCGGCGAGGTCCTCCCGACCTCGACCCGCAAGTAG
- the rplX gene encoding 50S ribosomal protein L24, with protein sequence MHIKKGDLVKVISGKEKGKSGKILELNREKMRARVEGLMVVKRHVKRGRLPTAPEGGIIEKEGTIHVSNLMVMDPKTNEPTRIGRKKLENGKNVRFAKRSGELID encoded by the coding sequence ATGCATATCAAGAAGGGCGATCTCGTCAAGGTGATCTCCGGCAAGGAGAAGGGCAAGAGCGGCAAGATCCTCGAGCTGAACCGCGAGAAGATGCGGGCACGGGTCGAGGGCCTCATGGTGGTCAAGCGCCACGTGAAGCGCGGCCGTCTCCCCACCGCTCCCGAGGGCGGCATCATCGAGAAGGAAGGCACGATCCACGTGTCGAACCTGATGGTGATGGATCCCAAGACCAACGAGCCGACGCGAATCGGTCGCAAGAAGCTCGAGAACGGCAAGAACGTTCGCTTCGCCAAGCGGTCGGGCGAGCTCATTGACTAA
- the rpmC gene encoding 50S ribosomal protein L29 codes for MNISELRALAAADLKAKSVELRASLFDLKMRLKTGRLDSTASLQEAKRELARVLTILREQELGIRREPAAGK; via the coding sequence ATGAACATCAGCGAGCTGAGGGCCCTCGCCGCCGCCGACCTGAAGGCGAAGTCGGTCGAGCTTCGGGCTTCCCTCTTCGATTTGAAGATGAGGCTCAAGACCGGTCGACTCGATTCGACGGCGAGCCTCCAGGAAGCCAAGCGCGAGCTGGCGCGTGTTCTCACCATCCTGCGCGAGCAGGAGCTGGGGATCCGCCGCGAGCCCGCCGCAGGTAAGTAG
- the rpsH gene encoding 30S ribosomal protein S8, which yields MAHVTDPIGDMLTRIRNASRARHEKTLVPASKLKGAIIKVLKDEGFIADFVFHEDDKQGMYTVFLKYDGGQSVIREIKRVSKPGIRRYVPKDAIPRVLGGLGISILSTSKGVLVDREARKANVGGELLCTVY from the coding sequence ATGGCACATGTGACCGACCCAATCGGCGACATGCTGACGCGAATCCGGAATGCATCCCGGGCGCGGCACGAGAAGACCCTGGTCCCCGCGAGCAAGCTCAAGGGCGCCATCATCAAGGTGCTCAAGGACGAGGGCTTCATCGCGGACTTCGTCTTCCACGAGGACGACAAGCAGGGGATGTACACGGTCTTCCTGAAGTACGATGGCGGCCAGTCCGTCATCCGGGAGATCAAGCGCGTCTCGAAGCCCGGCATCCGCCGCTACGTCCCCAAGGACGCGATTCCCCGCGTTCTCGGTGGCCTCGGCATCTCGATTCTCTCCACCAGCAAGGGTGTGCTGGTCGACCGCGAGGCCCGCAAGGCCAACGTGGGCGGCGAGCTCCTCTGCACCGTCTACTGA
- the rpsE gene encoding 30S ribosomal protein S5, whose amino-acid sequence MALPINANELDLTDRVVNINRVAKVVKGGRRFSFSALVVVGDGNGHVGVGLGKANEVPEAIRKGGEQAKKNLIRVPMAGSTLPHEALGHFGAGWVLLKPASEGTGVIAGGAVRAVLESAGIRNVLTKIQGTRNPHNVLKAVIDALMQMRSPEEIARVRGKAVAEILPTA is encoded by the coding sequence ATGGCACTTCCTATCAATGCCAATGAGCTCGACCTGACCGATCGGGTCGTGAACATCAACCGCGTCGCCAAGGTGGTGAAGGGCGGCCGGCGGTTCAGCTTCTCGGCGCTCGTGGTCGTCGGCGATGGCAACGGCCACGTCGGCGTGGGTCTCGGGAAGGCGAACGAGGTCCCCGAGGCGATCCGCAAGGGCGGGGAGCAGGCGAAGAAGAACCTGATCCGCGTGCCGATGGCTGGCTCGACGCTTCCTCACGAAGCGCTCGGTCACTTCGGCGCCGGCTGGGTCCTCCTCAAGCCCGCCTCCGAGGGTACCGGCGTGATCGCTGGTGGCGCCGTCCGCGCTGTCCTCGAGTCCGCCGGCATCCGAAACGTGCTCACGAAGATCCAGGGCACCCGGAATCCCCACAACGTCCTCAAGGCCGTGATCGACGCCCTCATGCAGATGCGCTCTCCCGAAGAGATCGCTCGCGTGCGGGGCAAGGCGGTCGCCGAGATCCTGCCGACGGCCTGA
- the rplF gene encoding 50S ribosomal protein L6, whose amino-acid sequence MSRIGKRPVAIPEKVKVQLIGNQMSAEGPKGKGNLTIGKNINVRIEGNQVIVERPDESAEARAMHGLTRTIVNNLITGVSAGFSKILDINGVGFRAEVKGQELHLTLGFSHPVVFPLPQGVSASVEKQTRLTITGSDKQVIGETASKIRSLRLPEPYKGKGIKYAEETIRRKQGKTGAA is encoded by the coding sequence ATGTCTCGCATTGGTAAGCGTCCGGTCGCGATCCCGGAGAAGGTCAAGGTCCAGCTCATCGGCAACCAGATGAGCGCCGAGGGTCCCAAGGGCAAGGGCAACCTCACGATCGGAAAGAACATCAACGTTCGGATCGAGGGGAACCAGGTCATCGTGGAGCGTCCGGACGAGTCCGCCGAGGCTCGTGCGATGCACGGCCTGACCCGGACGATCGTGAACAACCTGATCACGGGCGTCTCCGCCGGCTTCTCCAAGATCCTCGACATCAACGGCGTCGGTTTCCGCGCCGAGGTCAAGGGCCAGGAGCTCCACCTCACCCTCGGCTTCTCGCATCCGGTGGTCTTCCCGCTCCCCCAGGGCGTGAGCGCCTCGGTGGAGAAGCAGACCCGCCTGACCATCACCGGCAGCGACAAGCAGGTGATCGGTGAGACGGCTTCCAAGATCCGCTCGCTCCGCCTCCCCGAGCCCTACAAGGGCAAGGGAATCAAGTACGCGGAAGAGACCATCCGCCGCAAGCAGGGCAAGACGGGCGCTGCGTAG
- the rpmD gene encoding 50S ribosomal protein L30, with translation MALKVKLVRSVSGRPHDQKETITGLGLKKLNDEKLLKDTAPIRGMIAKVAHLVAFEEVPGDAPVRTRRKGKAGAKAKEA, from the coding sequence ATGGCTCTCAAGGTAAAGCTGGTCCGCTCCGTCTCCGGTCGTCCCCACGACCAGAAGGAGACCATCACCGGGCTGGGACTGAAGAAGTTGAACGACGAGAAGCTCCTGAAGGACACCGCGCCGATCCGTGGCATGATTGCCAAGGTGGCGCACCTGGTGGCTTTCGAGGAGGTTCCGGGCGACGCGCCCGTCCGGACCCGCCGCAAGGGCAAGGCCGGCGCCAAGGCGAAGGAGGCCTAG
- a CDS encoding 50S ribosomal protein L23 — translation MNIHEVIRAPIVTEKSDQDRDAHNAFTFEVDRRASKDEIKAAVKKFFDVDAVDVRTSIVRGKTKRVGRSIGQRPNWKKAIVVLKEGQKIDLFDLGA, via the coding sequence GTGAACATTCACGAAGTCATCCGCGCTCCGATCGTGACCGAGAAGTCCGACCAGGATCGCGACGCGCACAACGCGTTCACCTTCGAGGTGGATCGGCGCGCGTCGAAGGACGAGATCAAGGCCGCCGTGAAGAAGTTCTTCGACGTCGACGCCGTCGACGTCCGGACGTCCATCGTCCGCGGCAAGACCAAGCGGGTTGGCCGGAGCATCGGCCAGCGCCCCAACTGGAAGAAGGCGATCGTGGTCCTCAAAGAGGGCCAGAAGATCGACCTCTTCGACCTCGGCGCATAA
- a CDS encoding type Z 30S ribosomal protein S14 — MAKTSKMVQAARKAKFSARQYNRCPLCGRPRAFLRKFKMCRICFRNRALRGEVTGVTKASW, encoded by the coding sequence GTGGCCAAGACCTCAAAGATGGTTCAGGCGGCGCGGAAGGCCAAGTTCTCCGCGCGCCAGTACAACCGCTGCCCGCTCTGCGGGCGGCCGCGGGCCTTCCTGCGCAAGTTCAAGATGTGCCGTATCTGCTTCCGGAACCGCGCGCTCCGCGGAGAAGTGACCGGCGTCACCAAGGCCTCCTGGTAG
- the rplV gene encoding 50S ribosomal protein L22, giving the protein MAKNTTSNAPSASEARLRHLRIAPRKVRAICDVVRGKQVEQALATLRFTPKAAAAPVAKLIRSAIANAEQKASGNLDIDRLFVKTIMVDEGPTLKRHRPRAQGRAARINKKTSHVTVELGEMR; this is encoded by the coding sequence ATGGCTAAGAACACTACCTCCAACGCACCGTCCGCCTCCGAGGCACGGCTCCGCCACCTGCGGATCGCTCCCCGCAAGGTCCGGGCGATCTGCGACGTCGTCCGTGGCAAGCAGGTCGAGCAGGCCCTCGCGACCCTCCGGTTCACGCCGAAGGCGGCTGCGGCCCCCGTCGCGAAGCTCATCCGCTCCGCGATCGCCAACGCTGAGCAGAAGGCCAGCGGCAACCTCGACATCGATCGCCTTTTCGTTAAGACGATCATGGTCGACGAGGGCCCCACGCTCAAGCGGCATCGGCCGCGCGCCCAGGGCCGGGCGGCCCGGATCAACAAGAAGACGAGCCACGTGACCGTCGAGCTCGGGGAGATGCGCTAG
- the rplR gene encoding 50S ribosomal protein L18, which translates to MANVHKRKLSPRERRAERIRKKISGTSERPRLSIYKSNQHIYAQVIDDTQGKTLAFASTLSKEIRGEIAELDKSGASKLVGKLVAEKAKAASVTTVVFDRNGFPYHGRLAAVADGAREAGLEF; encoded by the coding sequence ATGGCGAATGTGCACAAGCGCAAGCTCTCGCCGCGTGAGCGCCGCGCAGAGCGAATCCGGAAGAAGATCTCGGGGACCAGCGAGCGGCCCCGGCTGTCGATCTACAAGAGCAACCAGCACATCTATGCCCAGGTGATCGACGATACCCAGGGCAAGACCCTCGCTTTTGCCTCGACCCTCTCGAAGGAGATCCGGGGCGAGATCGCCGAGCTCGACAAGAGCGGGGCGAGCAAGCTCGTGGGCAAGCTGGTGGCAGAGAAGGCCAAGGCGGCGAGCGTGACCACCGTGGTCTTCGACCGAAACGGTTTCCCCTACCATGGCCGGCTTGCCGCAGTGGCCGATGGCGCCCGCGAGGCGGGGCTGGAGTTCTAA
- the rplP gene encoding 50S ribosomal protein L16, whose product MLQPARTKWRKQMKGRNRGTAHRGSDLNFGEIGLQAVERGWITSRQIEAARIALTREIKRGGKVWIRVFPDKPVTKKPAETRMGTGKGNVEGYVAVVKPGRILYEMQGVAETVALEALKLAAFKLPIKTKVVRREMMEL is encoded by the coding sequence ATGCTTCAGCCAGCGCGCACCAAATGGCGCAAGCAGATGAAGGGCCGCAACCGGGGCACGGCGCACCGGGGCTCCGATCTCAACTTCGGTGAGATCGGTCTCCAGGCAGTCGAGCGGGGGTGGATCACGTCGCGGCAGATCGAGGCCGCGCGTATCGCCCTGACCCGTGAGATCAAGCGTGGCGGCAAGGTCTGGATCCGGGTCTTCCCGGACAAGCCGGTCACGAAGAAGCCCGCCGAGACCCGAATGGGCACCGGTAAGGGCAACGTCGAGGGTTACGTCGCCGTGGTGAAGCCCGGCCGGATCCTCTACGAAATGCAGGGTGTCGCCGAGACGGTTGCCCTCGAGGCACTCAAGCTCGCGGCCTTCAAGCTGCCGATCAAGACCAAGGTCGTTCGGCGCGAGATGATGGAGCTCTAA
- the rplO gene encoding 50S ribosomal protein L15, which yields MGTNLHNLKAPERSRHRKKRVGRGQGSGLGKTAGRGGKGQKARTGNMNFEGFEGGQMPLQRRLPKFGFKNPFRVEYAPVNLDRLDSIFENGATVSLDALLEKGVLSKKGVLVKILGQGTLGKKLTVHAHGFSASAKEAIENAGGSVVVIERHPAQGTAEA from the coding sequence ATGGGAACGAACCTTCACAATCTCAAGGCGCCCGAGCGCTCGCGCCATCGCAAGAAGCGCGTGGGCCGTGGCCAGGGCTCCGGCCTCGGCAAGACCGCTGGTCGCGGTGGCAAGGGTCAGAAGGCCCGCACGGGCAACATGAACTTCGAGGGCTTCGAGGGCGGGCAGATGCCCCTCCAGCGCCGCCTCCCGAAGTTCGGCTTCAAGAATCCCTTCCGTGTCGAGTATGCTCCGGTGAACCTCGACCGGCTCGACTCGATCTTCGAGAACGGCGCTACGGTCTCGCTGGACGCGCTCCTCGAGAAGGGCGTTCTCTCGAAGAAGGGTGTGCTCGTGAAGATCCTCGGACAGGGGACGCTCGGCAAGAAGCTGACCGTCCACGCTCACGGTTTCTCCGCCTCCGCGAAGGAAGCGATCGAGAACGCCGGGGGTTCCGTGGTCGTCATCGAGCGGCATCCCGCGCAGGGGACCGCCGAGGCATAA
- the rpsS gene encoding 30S ribosomal protein S19, with product MARSIKKGPFADQHVLKKVEEANRTAQKKVIKTWSRRSTIYPEFVGHTFAVHNGKKFVPVFVTENMVGHKLGEFSPTRTFHGHAADKKAKVAGR from the coding sequence ATGGCTCGTTCAATCAAGAAAGGCCCGTTCGCCGATCAGCACGTCCTCAAGAAGGTCGAGGAAGCGAACAGGACCGCACAGAAGAAGGTCATCAAGACCTGGTCCCGTCGCTCGACGATCTATCCGGAGTTCGTCGGCCACACCTTCGCGGTGCATAACGGGAAGAAGTTCGTTCCGGTCTTCGTGACCGAGAACATGGTCGGTCACAAGCTCGGCGAGTTTTCGCCGACCCGAACCTTCCACGGCCACGCTGCCGACAAGAAGGCCAAGGTCGCGGGCCGGTAA
- the rplE gene encoding 50S ribosomal protein L5, with the protein MISMRERYEKEALPALMKDFGYKSRMQAPRILKVVVNMGMGEALANSKILDAAATELGQITGQKPVLTRARKSIANFKLREGQAIGVMVTLRQQRMYEFLERLIGVALPRVRDFKGVSSKAFDGAGNYTLGIREQIIFPEINYDQVEKIKGMNVTVVTSATTDEEGRALLKYMGMPFRS; encoded by the coding sequence ATGATTTCGATGCGGGAGCGGTACGAGAAGGAAGCGCTGCCCGCGCTGATGAAGGACTTCGGCTACAAGAGCCGGATGCAGGCACCGCGGATCCTCAAGGTCGTGGTGAACATGGGCATGGGCGAGGCCCTTGCGAACAGCAAGATCCTCGACGCAGCCGCCACCGAGCTTGGGCAGATCACCGGTCAGAAGCCGGTGCTCACCCGGGCCCGCAAGTCGATCGCGAACTTCAAGCTCCGCGAGGGGCAGGCGATCGGTGTGATGGTGACGCTGCGGCAGCAGCGGATGTACGAGTTCCTGGAGCGGCTGATCGGCGTGGCGCTGCCCCGCGTTCGCGACTTCAAGGGAGTCTCCAGCAAGGCGTTCGACGGCGCTGGAAACTACACCCTCGGCATCCGCGAGCAGATCATCTTCCCCGAGATCAACTACGACCAGGTCGAGAAGATCAAGGGGATGAACGTGACGGTCGTGACCTCGGCCACGACCGACGAGGAGGGGCGGGCGCTCCTCAAGTACATGGGGATGCCCTTCCGCTCCTAG
- the rpsQ gene encoding 30S ribosomal protein S17, with the protein MERGRPKSRIGVVTSNKMQKTVVVRVDHRVMHPRYGKYVTRHVKYKAHDELNGCQIGDRVRIVETRPMSKDKRWRVAETLVKAPNV; encoded by the coding sequence ATGGAGCGCGGTCGTCCGAAGTCCCGCATCGGGGTCGTGACCTCGAACAAGATGCAGAAGACGGTGGTGGTCCGGGTCGATCACCGGGTGATGCACCCTCGTTACGGGAAGTACGTCACCCGTCACGTGAAGTACAAGGCGCACGACGAGCTGAACGGTTGCCAGATCGGCGATCGCGTCCGGATCGTCGAGACCCGCCCGATGTCCAAGGACAAGCGGTGGCGTGTCGCCGAGACCCTCGTCAAGGCACCCAACGTCTAA
- the rplB gene encoding 50S ribosomal protein L2: MPLKIYKPTSPARRHTSTTDNAELTKGKRPEKKLTAPMSKSGGRNVAGHITTRHIGGGHKRRYRMIDWKREKDGVPGKVAAIEYDPNRSARLALIHYADGEKRYILWPQGLAVGDLILSGPEVDVKPGNTLPLMAIPMGTVIHNVELKPGRGAQMIRTAGSWGQLMAKEGKYAQIRMPSGEVRMVLVECRATIGQLGNLEHEIVRIGKAGRNRWLGKRPTVRGVVMNPVDHPHGGGEGKAAQGNPHPVTPWGIPTKGHKTRKNKRTQKMIVKRRK; this comes from the coding sequence ATGCCTCTCAAGATCTACAAGCCGACTTCGCCCGCGCGGCGCCACACGTCCACCACGGACAACGCCGAGCTCACCAAGGGCAAGCGCCCGGAGAAGAAGCTCACCGCTCCGATGTCGAAGAGCGGCGGGCGCAACGTCGCCGGCCATATCACCACCCGCCACATCGGCGGCGGCCACAAGCGCCGCTACCGAATGATCGACTGGAAGCGCGAGAAGGACGGCGTTCCCGGTAAGGTGGCGGCGATCGAGTACGATCCGAACCGCTCGGCTCGTCTCGCCCTGATCCACTACGCGGACGGTGAGAAGCGCTACATCCTGTGGCCCCAGGGCCTCGCGGTGGGCGACCTCATCCTCAGCGGCCCCGAGGTGGACGTGAAGCCGGGCAACACGCTCCCGCTCATGGCCATCCCGATGGGCACGGTGATCCACAACGTCGAGCTCAAGCCCGGCCGCGGCGCGCAGATGATCCGCACCGCCGGCAGCTGGGGCCAGCTCATGGCCAAGGAAGGCAAGTACGCGCAGATCCGCATGCCTTCCGGCGAGGTCCGCATGGTCCTCGTCGAGTGCCGCGCGACGATCGGCCAGCTCGGCAACCTCGAGCACGAGATCGTCCGCATCGGCAAGGCCGGTCGCAACCGTTGGCTCGGCAAGCGTCCGACGGTCCGAGGCGTGGTCATGAACCCGGTCGACCACCCGCACGGCGGTGGCGAGGGCAAGGCTGCCCAGGGTAATCCGCATCCGGTCACTCCTTGGGGCATTCCGACCAAGGGACACAAGACCCGGAAGAACAAGCGCACCCAGAAGATGATTGTGAAGCGCCGCAAGTAG